In the Deinococcus malanensis genome, one interval contains:
- the gnd gene encoding phosphogluconate dehydrogenase (NAD(+)-dependent, decarboxylating): protein MKLGMIGLGKMGGNMVLRLLQGGHQVVGHDRSEDALNNIRQHGATGTQDMDEFIASLGEPGTRAVWVMVPAGQITQSVLDDLASRLAPGDIVIDGGNSNFKDTQRRAEELGARGLHFVDVGTSGGIWGLKEGYAMMIGGPEEAVERLRPIFETLAPAPDRGWGRMGPSGSGHYVKMVHNGIEYGMMQAYAEGFELMKAHKTFNLDMAQIAELWRHGSVVRSWLLDLTAEALQNSADFDQLSDYVADSGEGRWTIIDSIELGVPTPVITLATQMRFRSQQEVSYAGQMLSAMRRAFGGHAVKVLEATKQESLVPEIHAGEDPRAAAPENIPVAAAHAPSQGQSAEQQLGESGQQRVKGEE from the coding sequence ATGAAACTAGGCATGATCGGACTGGGCAAGATGGGCGGGAATATGGTGTTGCGACTGCTGCAGGGCGGGCATCAGGTGGTCGGGCACGACCGCAGCGAGGACGCCCTGAACAACATCCGCCAGCACGGCGCAACCGGCACCCAGGACATGGACGAGTTCATCGCTTCGCTCGGCGAGCCGGGCACCCGCGCCGTATGGGTCATGGTGCCTGCGGGCCAGATCACCCAGAGCGTGCTGGATGATCTGGCCTCGCGTCTCGCCCCCGGCGACATCGTGATTGACGGCGGCAACAGCAACTTCAAGGACACCCAGCGCCGCGCCGAGGAACTGGGCGCGCGCGGGCTGCACTTCGTGGACGTGGGCACTTCAGGCGGGATCTGGGGCCTGAAGGAAGGCTACGCCATGATGATCGGCGGTCCCGAAGAAGCCGTAGAAAGGCTGCGGCCCATTTTCGAGACCCTGGCGCCCGCGCCGGACCGTGGCTGGGGGCGCATGGGCCCAAGCGGCTCGGGGCACTACGTCAAGATGGTCCACAACGGCATCGAGTACGGCATGATGCAGGCCTACGCCGAGGGCTTCGAGCTGATGAAGGCCCACAAGACCTTCAACCTGGACATGGCCCAGATCGCTGAGCTGTGGCGTCACGGCAGCGTGGTGCGCTCCTGGCTGCTGGACCTGACCGCCGAGGCCCTGCAGAACAGCGCCGATTTCGACCAGCTCTCGGACTACGTGGCCGACAGTGGCGAGGGCCGCTGGACCATCATCGACTCGATCGAGCTGGGTGTGCCGACGCCGGTGATCACGCTGGCCACCCAGATGCGTTTCCGCTCGCAGCAGGAAGTCAGCTACGCTGGGCAGATGCTCAGCGCCATGCGCCGCGCCTTCGGGGGCCACGCGGTCAAGGTGCTGGAGGCCACCAAGCAGGAAAGCCTGGTGCCGGAAATCCACGCCGGAGAAGACCCCCGGGCAGCCGCGCCCGAGAACATCCCTGTGGCGGCGGCCCACGCCCCCAGCCAGGGCCAGAGCGCCGAACAGCAGCTGGGCGAAAGCGGCCAGCAGCGGGTCAAGGGTGAGGAATGA
- the mqnC gene encoding cyclic dehypoxanthinyl futalosine synthase, producing the protein MTASALSVHTGVLDKAARGERLNAAEIEALYHLPLPDVAAVAHGLRLQRRDPQLVSFLIDRNINYTNICNVGCNFCAFYRTRRQGDSYTLDHGQISHKIRELEEVGGTRILLQGGVNPELGLDYYIGLLRHVKANHPTIRIDAFSPEEVLFMEKTFGLSLDDLLDTLIGAGLDGLPGAGGEILEDDVRARAAPARIRSDDWFRIIDAAQRKGLYTISTMVIGFGETYAQRTAHLLKIREQQDHANASYAGNGFSGFAMWTLQTEHTRLHGKAPGATAHEYLQQLAIARIALDNVPNIQASWPAQGFKVAQAALYYGANDLGSTMLEENVVSAAAGHDRHSATVRELIRSAVDAGFIPVIRNSRFEIIERPDVEAYLQRTAANPEAERAVGAV; encoded by the coding sequence ATGACCGCTTCCGCTCTCAGCGTCCACACCGGGGTTCTGGACAAGGCCGCCCGGGGTGAGCGCCTGAATGCCGCCGAGATCGAGGCGCTGTACCATCTGCCGCTGCCGGACGTGGCGGCCGTGGCGCACGGCCTGCGCCTGCAGCGCCGTGACCCGCAGCTGGTGTCGTTCCTGATCGACCGGAACATCAACTACACCAACATCTGCAACGTGGGCTGCAACTTCTGCGCGTTCTACCGCACGCGCCGCCAGGGCGACAGCTACACGCTTGACCATGGGCAGATCAGCCACAAGATCCGTGAGCTCGAAGAGGTCGGGGGAACGCGCATCCTGCTGCAGGGGGGCGTCAACCCGGAACTCGGACTGGACTACTACATTGGCCTGCTGCGGCACGTCAAGGCAAACCACCCGACCATTCGCATCGACGCCTTTTCGCCCGAAGAAGTACTGTTCATGGAAAAGACCTTCGGCCTGAGCCTGGATGATCTGCTTGATACCCTGATCGGAGCGGGTCTGGACGGTCTTCCCGGTGCGGGCGGAGAGATTCTGGAGGACGACGTGCGGGCCAGGGCGGCGCCCGCGCGTATCCGCAGCGACGACTGGTTCCGGATTATCGACGCGGCGCAGCGCAAGGGGCTGTACACCATTTCCACCATGGTGATCGGCTTCGGTGAGACCTACGCCCAGCGCACCGCACACCTGCTCAAGATCCGTGAGCAGCAGGACCACGCGAACGCCAGCTACGCTGGCAACGGGTTTTCCGGCTTCGCCATGTGGACCCTGCAGACCGAACACACCCGCCTGCATGGCAAGGCGCCAGGCGCCACCGCGCACGAGTACCTGCAGCAACTGGCCATTGCCCGCATCGCGCTGGACAACGTGCCGAACATCCAGGCCTCGTGGCCGGCCCAGGGCTTCAAGGTCGCCCAGGCTGCTCTGTACTACGGCGCCAACGACCTGGGCAGCACCATGCTGGAGGAGAATGTCGTTTCGGCCGCCGCGGGCCACGACCGCCACAGCGCCACAGTGCGCGAGCTGATCCGTAGTGCCGTGGACGCGGGATTTATCCCAGTGATCCGCAACAGCCGCTTTGAGATCATCGAGCGCCCGGACGTGGAGGCTTACCTGCAGCGCACGGCAGCCAATCCAGAGGCTGAACGCGCGGTGGGCGCGGTCTAG
- a CDS encoding YcjF family protein, translating to MLPPLVKQVMDNFNFDVDPELSLEENVEEVIKSAALLSGAIAVEPIPFADMLLITPVQAKMVLHIGKIYGFDITPERASDIARELGVTFAYGLAARQVMRGLAKMALPVIGGLITAPAVYGWTFALGHMAQNYFERRREGLPPVSRVEQVKVIQEAKNQSRRVLPNAQDFSDLASELRRRADEKSRSNDQSR from the coding sequence ATGTTGCCGCCGCTGGTCAAGCAAGTGATGGATAACTTTAATTTCGACGTGGACCCGGAACTCAGCCTGGAAGAGAACGTTGAGGAAGTCATCAAGAGTGCCGCCCTGCTGTCGGGTGCCATTGCCGTCGAGCCGATTCCTTTTGCCGACATGCTGCTGATTACCCCGGTGCAGGCCAAGATGGTGCTGCATATCGGCAAGATCTATGGCTTTGACATCACGCCAGAGCGGGCCTCGGACATTGCACGTGAACTTGGAGTGACCTTCGCCTACGGTCTGGCGGCGCGACAGGTCATGCGCGGGCTGGCCAAAATGGCCCTGCCGGTCATCGGCGGTCTGATCACCGCCCCGGCGGTGTACGGCTGGACGTTTGCCCTGGGCCACATGGCGCAAAACTATTTCGAGCGCCGTCGCGAAGGGCTGCCGCCGGTCTCGCGCGTGGAGCAGGTCAAGGTCATCCAGGAGGCCAAAAACCAGAGCCGCCGGGTGCTGCCCAATGCTCAGGATTTCAGCGACCTGGCCAGCGAACTGCGCCGCCGCGCCGACGAAAAAAGCCGCAGCAACGATCAGTCGCGCTGA
- the cysS gene encoding cysteine--tRNA ligase, which yields MIPRPESREPDPNIFLYDTLQRQKVRFSPTTPGRVGMYLCGPTVYSDAHLGHAKKEVAFDVIRRAFLHLGYQVRYVANITDVGHLQNDADEGEDKIAKRAALEQLEPMEVADKYFWSFVRDMEALNILKPSINPRATGHITEQIRLIEELIERGHAYESQGSVYFDVRSWPEYGKLSGRRLDEQEEGTREAVREEKRDPRDFALWKRAEAGHIMRWESPWGVGFPGWHIECSAMSLKYLGEGFDIHGGGLDLQFPHHEAEIAQSEAAGHAFARYWMHNNMLTIGGEKMSKSKGNFTTIADLLGEHDPMVVRFLLVGSHYRSVTEFSEEAFESARNGYRRLTETLHEVGRRLQGAPAGATEALDARVHAHIQAFEDALRDDFNTPKAVAALFGLTGDVNGALAAGPVGQDTLKRVQDAYFALGGGVLGLFHASASERQDDTQVVDTLMELVLKARQHYRLSKQYAQADELRDTLARVGVTVEDTKDGVRWKR from the coding sequence ATGATTCCCCGTCCCGAATCCCGTGAGCCGGACCCGAACATCTTTCTGTACGACACCCTGCAGCGCCAGAAGGTGCGCTTCTCGCCGACCACACCCGGTCGCGTGGGCATGTACCTGTGCGGTCCCACGGTGTACTCCGACGCCCATCTGGGCCACGCCAAGAAGGAAGTCGCCTTCGACGTGATCCGCCGGGCCTTTCTGCACCTGGGGTATCAGGTGCGCTACGTGGCCAACATCACGGACGTCGGCCACCTGCAGAACGACGCGGACGAGGGCGAGGACAAGATCGCCAAACGCGCGGCGCTCGAGCAGCTTGAGCCCATGGAGGTGGCCGACAAGTACTTCTGGTCCTTTGTGCGTGACATGGAAGCGCTGAATATTCTCAAGCCCAGCATCAACCCGCGCGCGACCGGCCACATTACCGAGCAGATCCGGCTGATCGAGGAGCTGATCGAACGCGGCCATGCCTACGAGTCGCAGGGCAGCGTGTATTTCGATGTGCGCAGCTGGCCGGAGTACGGCAAGCTGTCGGGCAGGAGACTTGACGAGCAGGAGGAAGGTACGCGCGAGGCCGTGCGCGAGGAGAAGCGCGACCCACGTGACTTTGCCCTGTGGAAGCGCGCCGAGGCGGGCCACATCATGCGCTGGGAGTCGCCCTGGGGTGTGGGCTTTCCCGGCTGGCATATCGAGTGCAGCGCCATGAGCCTCAAGTATCTGGGCGAGGGCTTCGACATTCACGGCGGTGGTCTGGACCTGCAGTTCCCGCACCACGAGGCTGAGATTGCCCAGAGCGAGGCGGCCGGGCACGCGTTCGCGCGCTACTGGATGCACAACAACATGCTGACCATCGGCGGCGAGAAGATGTCCAAGTCCAAGGGCAACTTCACGACCATTGCCGATCTGCTGGGGGAGCATGACCCCATGGTGGTGCGCTTTCTGCTGGTGGGCAGCCACTACCGCTCGGTGACCGAGTTCAGCGAGGAAGCCTTCGAGTCGGCCAGGAACGGCTACCGCCGCCTGACCGAGACCCTGCACGAGGTCGGCCGCCGCCTGCAGGGCGCCCCGGCTGGAGCCACCGAGGCCCTCGACGCCCGCGTGCACGCGCATATCCAGGCCTTCGAGGACGCGCTGCGCGACGACTTCAACACCCCCAAAGCGGTAGCGGCGCTGTTCGGTCTGACCGGCGACGTCAACGGGGCGCTGGCAGCCGGACCGGTCGGCCAGGACACCCTGAAACGCGTTCAGGACGCCTACTTTGCGCTGGGCGGCGGAGTCCTGGGCCTGTTCCATGCCTCCGCCAGCGAGCGTCAGGACGACACCCAGGTGGTGGATACCCTGATGGAGCTGGTCCTCAAGGCGCGCCAGCACTACCGCCTGAGCAAGCAATACGCCCAGGCCGACGAACTGCGGGATACCCTGGCGCGGGTCGGCGTGACGGTCGAAGACACCAAGGACGGCGTGCGCTGGAAACGCTGA
- a CDS encoding LysR family transcriptional regulator: protein MTRRTPHAQPTLSQLRALLAVADAGGFSEAAADLGVSQSSLSEAVGKLEDLVGRPLLRRGPSGTHPTPAGERVLLHARSAVQAATDAVLAAQDDGALSGRLRVASYRSAATHLLPAALAAFRDLHPGVSVSLIDSESESCGGGTRAVLSGHSDAAVVVEDESTELHLTPLAQDEYLFVAPASRGTHGVTLSELSTQALYLPPERDSCHLRVLRYLASQGVSTAGVFPITQDSVTLGLVSHGLGVTVMPRLALLPLPPGLVALPLPQPLMRPLALGVLPHRAGLPIIRAFTATLVASLRSRAITRPELPAQPLSGPLLH from the coding sequence ATGACACGCCGCACTCCTCACGCTCAGCCCACGCTGTCGCAGCTGCGCGCCCTGCTGGCGGTGGCCGATGCGGGCGGGTTTTCGGAAGCGGCGGCTGACCTGGGGGTGTCGCAGTCCAGCCTCAGCGAGGCGGTCGGCAAGCTGGAGGATCTGGTCGGGCGCCCCCTGCTGCGGCGCGGACCGTCCGGCACGCATCCGACCCCAGCAGGTGAGCGGGTGCTGCTGCACGCCCGCTCGGCCGTACAGGCAGCGACAGATGCCGTCCTGGCGGCGCAGGACGACGGTGCGCTCAGCGGAAGGCTGCGGGTCGCGTCATACCGCTCGGCAGCCACGCATCTGCTGCCAGCAGCCCTGGCGGCCTTCCGGGATCTTCACCCGGGGGTGAGCGTCAGCCTGATCGATTCGGAGAGTGAGTCGTGTGGAGGCGGCACCCGCGCGGTGCTCTCCGGGCACTCGGACGCGGCCGTGGTCGTGGAGGACGAGTCAACCGAACTGCACCTGACGCCTCTGGCCCAGGACGAGTACCTGTTCGTGGCGCCAGCCTCGCGCGGGACCCATGGGGTCACCCTCTCCGAACTGAGCACGCAGGCGCTGTATCTGCCTCCGGAGCGTGATTCGTGCCACCTTCGGGTGCTGCGCTACCTGGCCAGCCAAGGCGTCAGCACGGCCGGGGTCTTTCCCATTACCCAGGACAGCGTGACGCTGGGCCTGGTCAGCCATGGGCTGGGCGTGACCGTCATGCCGCGCCTGGCGCTGCTGCCTCTTCCACCAGGACTGGTGGCCCTGCCTCTGCCGCAGCCGCTGATGCGCCCCCTGGCCCTGGGAGTGTTGCCTCACCGCGCGGGCCTGCCGATCATTCGGGCGTTTACCGCCACGCTGGTGGCTTCACTGCGCTCCCGGGCGATCACGCGTCCGGAGCTGCCCGCTCAGCCCCTCAGCGGCCCTCTGCTACACTAG
- a CDS encoding metallophosphoesterase, producing MSELWVVGDVHGAYDKLRYMLRAAGLIDAEGSWTGRDAHLVFLGDYLDRGPDGAGVVHLVRALEAQAPQDGGRVTALLGNHEVMFLAAMRFRAQDPRDRLGFYEYWAQNGGLERDANGLDADDLNWLSARPVLGRAGPWLLMHADSRMYLRLGGAVEPVNARVASLLSELDADAWGEFLNAFAERHAFVLTGGEEVAAQTLRTFGALRLVHGHTPVYVLRDEHLYGPARGAGTPLLYAGKQALAMDSGMAYYEEAGFIARLGAHGLGEVVSVDERV from the coding sequence TTGAGTGAGCTGTGGGTGGTTGGAGATGTCCACGGCGCGTACGACAAGCTGCGCTACATGCTGCGGGCCGCTGGCCTGATCGACGCTGAGGGCAGCTGGACCGGACGTGACGCCCACCTGGTGTTTCTGGGCGACTACCTCGACCGTGGTCCGGACGGCGCCGGAGTGGTCCACCTTGTGCGGGCGCTCGAAGCCCAGGCGCCGCAGGACGGGGGCCGGGTCACGGCGCTGCTGGGCAACCACGAGGTGATGTTTCTGGCGGCCATGCGCTTCCGGGCGCAGGACCCCCGTGACCGCCTGGGCTTTTACGAGTACTGGGCCCAGAACGGCGGTCTTGAGCGTGACGCGAATGGACTGGACGCCGACGATCTGAACTGGCTGTCGGCGCGGCCGGTGCTGGGCCGTGCGGGGCCCTGGCTGCTGATGCATGCCGACAGCCGGATGTACCTGCGGCTGGGTGGCGCGGTCGAGCCGGTCAACGCCCGGGTGGCCTCGCTGCTGTCAGAGCTGGACGCGGACGCCTGGGGCGAATTCCTGAATGCTTTCGCCGAGCGTCATGCCTTTGTGCTCACCGGCGGCGAGGAGGTGGCGGCCCAGACCCTGCGCACCTTCGGGGCGCTGAGGCTGGTGCACGGTCATACTCCGGTCTATGTCCTGCGCGACGAGCACCTGTACGGCCCGGCGCGCGGTGCAGGCACGCCGCTGCTCTACGCGGGCAAACAGGCGCTGGCCATGGACAGTGGAATGGCCTATTACGAAGAGGCGGGATTCATCGCCCGTCTGGGTGCCCATGGGCTCGGTGAAGTGGTGTCGGTCGACGAACGGGTCTGA
- a CDS encoding NUDIX domain-containing protein — translation MPQLALRVGAGVAVVSAGQLLLVRRKDNGCWDLPGGAVNPGERVEAAACRELSEETGLQLDVKNVTLLGVFSGPEHQHTYPDSNTVDWVTVVYQATLVRTSELQAGDDAAEARFWPLGDLPQPLSAATPFYLQTLFRTPGAGLE, via the coding sequence GTGCCGCAGCTGGCCCTGCGGGTCGGTGCTGGCGTCGCGGTCGTGTCTGCGGGGCAACTGCTGCTGGTCCGCCGCAAGGACAATGGCTGCTGGGACCTGCCCGGGGGCGCAGTAAACCCCGGCGAACGGGTCGAGGCGGCCGCCTGCCGGGAGCTGTCTGAAGAGACCGGACTTCAGCTGGACGTGAAGAACGTTACACTGCTGGGCGTGTTCAGTGGCCCCGAGCATCAGCACACCTATCCGGACAGCAACACCGTGGACTGGGTGACGGTGGTGTACCAGGCAACTCTGGTCAGGACCAGCGAACTCCAGGCTGGAGATGACGCAGCCGAGGCAAGGTTCTGGCCGCTGGGTGATCTGCCGCAGCCCCTCTCGGCAGCGACGCCCTTCTACCTCCAGACCCTGTTTCGTACCCCGGGAGCCGGCCTTGAGTGA
- the hspR gene encoding heat shock protein transcriptional repressor HspR, fused homodimer type, whose amino-acid sequence MASDPKHRPVYVISVAAELVDMHPQTLRLYERKGLIRPGRSNGKTRLYSERDIDHLREIRRLTQELGVNLAGVEEVMRLQHELDDLQGEFEAEIERIEGELREQQSRPKALPAPNGQLDPKDRPVYVISIAAELVDMHPQTLRLYERKQLIRPGRSSGKTRLYSERDIDHLREIRRLTQELGVNLAGVEEIMRLRHELDGAKSSLEGNVRRLQEDITDRMTRWRTLPSGSEEDQGQPGEDQPAAAGEISKGR is encoded by the coding sequence ATGGCCTCTGATCCCAAGCATCGTCCGGTGTACGTCATCTCGGTGGCGGCCGAACTGGTGGATATGCATCCCCAGACGCTGCGCCTGTACGAACGCAAGGGCCTGATCCGCCCCGGGCGGAGCAACGGTAAGACGCGGCTGTACAGCGAGCGCGACATCGACCACCTGCGTGAGATCCGCCGCCTGACCCAGGAACTCGGCGTCAATCTCGCTGGTGTCGAAGAGGTTATGCGCCTGCAACACGAGCTCGACGACCTGCAGGGCGAGTTCGAGGCCGAAATCGAGCGCATCGAGGGCGAGCTTCGTGAACAGCAGTCACGCCCCAAGGCCCTGCCTGCCCCCAATGGCCAGCTTGATCCCAAAGACCGCCCGGTGTATGTCATCTCGATTGCCGCCGAGCTGGTGGACATGCACCCGCAGACGCTGCGCCTCTACGAGCGCAAGCAGCTGATCCGCCCCGGGCGCAGCAGCGGCAAGACGCGGCTGTACAGCGAGCGCGACATCGACCACCTGCGTGAGATCCGCCGCCTGACCCAGGAACTCGGCGTCAATCTCGCCGGGGTCGAAGAAATCATGCGCCTCCGCCACGAGCTCGACGGGGCCAAGTCCAGCCTGGAAGGCAATGTGCGCCGCCTGCAGGAGGACATCACCGACCGCATGACGCGCTGGCGCACGCTGCCTTCCGGGTCGGAGGAAGATCAGGGCCAGCCGGGTGAGGATCAGCCTGCAGCCGCTGGTGAAATCAGCAAAGGACGCTGA
- a CDS encoding dipeptidase, translating to MTSPDLSSLLNREQAQEELFDLLRIPSVSADPAYQAEVARAAEWLRRKLSGMGFTARVDQTPKHPIVYAERLTDPAQPTVLIYGHYDVQPEAPLEEWLTPPFEPSVREGRIYARGSTDDKGQAFAHVKGVELLLSQGELPVNVKFLLEGEEEIGSPSIIPYLQAHRDKLKADVIVVSDGSRFAPDVPTITYGVRGLSYVEIHVQGANRDLHSGSYGGAAPNPINALCEIIAKLKDDRGRITIPGFYDGIEELTEQERAMWASLPHSDEEFAASIGVPALPGEAGYSVLERIWGRPTLDVNGIWGGYQGEGSKTVIAAKAGAKVSMRLVPGQDPDRITQLITEYVPQIAPAGVKAEVRGHHGGQPVKFKTDSPAIQAANRALHRVYGREAVFARTGGSIPIVAAFSDILQTEVLFVDFGLNEDAPHSPNESFALQDYHNGILTSAYLLQELARSS from the coding sequence ATGACCAGCCCAGATCTGTCGTCCCTTCTGAACCGTGAGCAGGCGCAGGAGGAACTGTTCGACCTGCTGCGCATTCCCAGCGTCAGCGCCGACCCTGCCTACCAGGCCGAGGTCGCGAGAGCCGCCGAATGGCTGCGGCGCAAGCTCTCGGGTATGGGCTTCACCGCCCGAGTGGACCAGACACCCAAGCATCCCATCGTGTATGCCGAGCGCCTGACCGACCCGGCCCAGCCCACCGTGCTGATCTACGGTCACTATGATGTCCAGCCCGAAGCGCCCCTGGAAGAGTGGCTCACGCCGCCGTTCGAGCCTTCCGTGCGCGAAGGGCGCATCTACGCGCGCGGCAGCACCGACGACAAGGGACAGGCCTTTGCGCATGTCAAGGGCGTCGAACTGCTGCTTTCGCAGGGTGAACTGCCGGTCAACGTGAAGTTCCTGCTCGAGGGTGAGGAGGAGATCGGCAGTCCCAGCATCATTCCCTACCTGCAGGCCCACAGGGACAAACTGAAGGCCGACGTGATCGTGGTCAGCGACGGCAGCCGGTTTGCCCCGGACGTGCCCACCATCACCTACGGCGTGCGTGGCCTGAGCTACGTGGAGATCCACGTGCAGGGCGCCAACCGCGACCTGCATAGCGGCAGCTACGGCGGCGCGGCGCCCAACCCTATCAACGCGCTGTGCGAGATCATCGCAAAACTGAAGGATGACCGGGGCCGCATTACCATTCCCGGCTTCTACGACGGCATCGAGGAACTGACCGAGCAGGAGCGGGCCATGTGGGCCTCCCTGCCGCACAGCGACGAGGAGTTTGCGGCGTCCATCGGTGTTCCGGCGCTTCCGGGGGAGGCCGGATACAGCGTGCTGGAGCGCATCTGGGGCCGGCCGACGCTGGACGTCAACGGCATCTGGGGCGGGTACCAGGGCGAGGGCAGCAAGACCGTCATTGCTGCCAAGGCCGGCGCCAAGGTCAGCATGCGTCTGGTGCCGGGGCAGGACCCCGACCGCATTACCCAGCTGATCACCGAGTACGTGCCCCAGATCGCCCCGGCGGGTGTCAAAGCCGAGGTGCGCGGGCACCACGGTGGGCAGCCAGTCAAGTTCAAGACCGACAGCCCGGCCATCCAGGCAGCCAACCGTGCCCTGCACCGGGTGTACGGTCGGGAAGCCGTGTTTGCCCGTACCGGCGGCAGCATTCCGATTGTGGCGGCGTTCAGCGACATCCTGCAGACCGAGGTGCTGTTCGTGGACTTCGGGCTGAATGAGGACGCCCCCCACAGCCCCAACGAGAGCTTCGCCCTGCAGGACTACCATAACGGCATCCTGACCAGCGCCTACCTGCTGCAGGAACTCGCCCGGTCCTCGTGA
- the purN gene encoding phosphoribosylglycinamide formyltransferase has protein sequence MRLGFLASHGGSAARHITAACVSGELSATPVALLSNNSRSPALAWAHEAGLASVHLSSAKLPDPNMLDSAMLDFFTQARVDTLVLSGYMRELGPRLLSHYAGRTVNIHPSLLPRHGGRGMYGDRVHEAVLASGDTESGATVHLVTSGIDEGPVLAQTRVPVVPGDTLETLKARVQAVEGGLMLRALKQLA, from the coding sequence GTGAGGCTCGGGTTCCTGGCCTCGCACGGTGGCAGCGCCGCGCGGCACATCACGGCGGCCTGCGTGTCTGGTGAGCTCAGCGCCACGCCGGTGGCCCTGCTCAGCAACAACAGCCGCTCGCCTGCACTGGCCTGGGCGCACGAAGCCGGGCTGGCCTCGGTGCACCTGAGCAGCGCAAAGCTGCCGGACCCCAACATGCTGGACTCCGCCATGCTGGACTTCTTCACGCAGGCGCGGGTGGACACGCTGGTCCTCAGCGGGTACATGCGTGAGCTTGGACCGCGGCTGCTCTCGCACTACGCCGGGCGCACGGTGAATATCCACCCCAGCCTGCTGCCCCGCCACGGGGGCCGGGGCATGTACGGCGACCGCGTACACGAGGCGGTGCTGGCCAGCGGCGACACCGAAAGCGGCGCGACCGTTCATCTGGTGACATCGGGCATTGACGAGGGGCCAGTGCTGGCCCAGACCAGAGTGCCGGTTGTGCCGGGCGATACACTGGAAACCCTCAAGGCCCGGGTGCAGGCCGTGGAAGGTGGCCTGATGCTGCGGGCACTGAAACAGCTGGCCTGA
- a CDS encoding DUF402 domain-containing protein yields the protein MKRKVHDLRAWSRSARHEQLVLHLPGHVIVDYTAHEVVRPLDVPFGGRVIRVLDHGYRWVRVHPTGSGGGVMGDALTAQLDGDGLPRQLYVDVHGGEGVGEDGLPWIDDLYLDVIGNWVVGPECPGRVTETHIIDGDELEDAVRDGRMTAAQAEATWAHARAVESALCAGTYPPLAVLRRYLEDPYT from the coding sequence ATGAAACGCAAGGTCCATGATCTGCGCGCCTGGAGCCGGTCGGCGCGGCACGAACAGCTGGTGCTCCACCTGCCCGGTCATGTGATTGTCGATTACACGGCGCACGAGGTCGTGCGTCCGCTGGACGTGCCGTTCGGGGGCCGGGTGATCCGGGTGCTGGACCACGGCTACCGCTGGGTTCGTGTGCATCCTACTGGCAGTGGCGGCGGGGTCATGGGTGACGCCCTGACTGCCCAGCTCGACGGGGACGGCCTCCCCCGGCAGCTGTACGTCGACGTGCATGGTGGCGAAGGCGTGGGCGAGGACGGCCTGCCCTGGATCGATGACCTGTATCTGGACGTCATCGGCAACTGGGTGGTTGGGCCCGAATGTCCGGGACGTGTCACGGAAACGCACATCATCGATGGTGATGAGCTGGAAGACGCGGTGCGGGATGGGCGGATGACGGCCGCGCAGGCTGAAGCCACCTGGGCGCATGCCCGTGCGGTGGAGTCTGCCCTGTGCGCCGGCACCTACCCGCCTCTGGCGGTGCTGCGACGCTATCTGGAAGACCCGTACACCTGA